In the Euphorbia lathyris chromosome 5, ddEupLath1.1, whole genome shotgun sequence genome, one interval contains:
- the LOC136230525 gene encoding tetraspanin-19 has translation MGRLMRSCTQSILKLLNSAIGMVGLGMILYAVWLIRAWQREMGELPFDDGDDRLAPWFIYAFLGLGVTLCTITCIGHVAAETANGCCLYLYMLFVFVLFMLEAGVTADVFLNRSWEKDFPEDPSGSFNQFKDFIRKNFEMCKWIGLSIVAVQGLSFLLALVLKGLGPHQYYDSDDEYTSDRVPLLNNAGVPPPYVVGSPIVGSKTDSWSIRINEKVNMANR, from the exons ATGGGGAGGCTAATGAGGAGTTGCACACAATCGATACTGAAATTGCTGAATTCTGCTATTGGAATGGTGGGTTTGGGGATGATATTATATGCGGTTTGGCTTATTAGGGCTTGGCAAAGAGAAATGGgtgaattaccttttgatgatggTGATGATCGTCTTGCTCCCTG GTTCATTTATGCTTTTCTTGGCCTTGGCGTCACTCTGTGCACGATTACTTGCATAGGTCATGTTGCTGCAGAAACTGCAAATGGTTGTTGCCTTTATCTA TATATGTTGTTTGTGTTCGTGCTCTTTATGCTTGAGGCTGGGGTGACTGCTGATGTATTTCTAAATCGTAGCTGGGAAAAG GACTTTCCGGAGGATCCATCGGGGAGTTTTAACCAGTTCAAAGATTTCATTAGGAAAAACTTTGAGATGTGCAAATGGATAGGCTTGTCAATTGTGGCTGTACAg GGACTATCTTTCTTATTAGCATTGGTGCTCAAAGGTCTAGGTCCGCATCAGTATTATGACAGTGATGACGAATATACTTCCGATAGGGTTCCACTTCTGAATAATGCCGGTGTCCCCCCTCCTTATGTCGTCGGTAGTCCTATTGTTGGATCCAAAACAGACTCTTGGAGTATAAGGATAAACGAAAAG GTGAATATGGCAAACCGTTGA